The genomic interval CGTGAAAGCCATTGATATAATCGAAACCGATAGCCAGTACAATTACGACGATCAATAAGGGTGTAAGCATTTCGTTGAATTTTAAGCGTTTTTAACCAATATAGATTCCAACACATTTGCTGCATCTTCACATTTATCTGTAGCCATTTCAAGTGTTTGAAGAACTTCTTTCTGCTTAATCAGTTCAATTGCATTGGTTTCGAATTCGAATAACCTTGCGATTGCGATATTACAAACATAGTCCGCTTGATTTTCACCACTATTGATACGTACACAGGCATCAGCAATGACACGGATGTTCTTAAAGCTTCTCAATTCTTTGATGGCTTTATCTAAATCTGTACACATTTCAACCAGTAATTCAGCCAGTTTAATCATGGCATCGCCAATATTCGTGATGTTATACAGTTCTATATTACTTGCTGAAGCATGAATATAATCTGCAATATCATCCACAGCACTTGCCAGTGCATGAATATCTTCCCTGTCAAAAGGTGTGATAAAGTTTTTGCTTAATTCTAAGAAGATCGAGTGCGTGATATCATCACCAACGTGCTCAAGGCGTTCAATCTCCTTAATATATTCTTTTCTTTTTTCCAGATCTTTGGTACTTAAAGCAAGAAAAAGTGCTTCTGAGATCTTCAATACATTACTTCCGGCTTGTTCAAACAGCGGTTGGAATTTTTTGTCTTTTGGTGTAAAGAACTTAAAAATATTATTCATGTTAACTATAAGATATGGTTACAAAAGTAGGATCGCAATGTTAAGTTAGTGTTAAGTGTTAACATAAAAGGAATATTTCTTTAAATCTTAACCAATTTTTTGAAGTGTAAACGCAAAAGTAGTCCCGATTTGGAGCGTACTTCTAACCGATATAATTTGCTGATGTGCTTCCAGAATATGTTTGACAATAGCCAGTCCCAGGCCAGTACCGCCAACTTCTCTGGAACGGTGAGAATCAATTCTATAGAATCTTTCAAATAATCTCGGCAGATGTTTTTCGTCTATTCCGATACCATCATCAGTAACTTCAATCAGGTATTGATCGTGCAGTTCAAAGATTTTGATCGCTGTAGATCCGTTCTCTTTACCATACTTGATAGAATTGGAGATCAGGTTAATCATCACCTGTCTTATTTTCTCCCGGTCTGCATTTACAAAAGCCGGGTGCATATACTTATCTTTAAATGAAAGCTGAATCTTTCTGCTTACTGCTTTGTCTTCCAGGGCTTCCATGACTTCTTTGGCCAGGAGTACGAAATCAAATTTCCGGTAATCAATAGGTACTTCACCAGATTCCAGTTTCGAAATTGCGTCCAGATCATTGATCAGGTAGCTCAGGCGTTCTACATTTTTCTCTGCCTTCTGTAAAAACTTAACAGCCATTTCCGGGTCATCCAGTAAACAGTCCTGTAGCGTTTCTATATAACCCTGAATCGCAAACAGCGGGGTTTTAAATTCATGAGATACATTGGAAAGGAATTCTCTTCTGAACTGTTCCTGTTTTTTAAGCAGATCTATTTCCTGCTTTTTAGCACCAGCCCATTCTTTAACTTCATGTTCTACATCATTGATCGGATCAGTACTCACATATTCACCCAGCGCATCTTTCAGATCTTTCCCTAATTTCAGGTTGTGGATCAGTTTATAGATCAGTTTGATTTTAGAATAGATATACTTTTCCAGCAGGTAATAAAACATGATAAAACTTGTCACAAACGAAACCGCAAAAGAGACGAGCATAAAATACCAGCTTTGCTGGAAATGGAAATTTACCAGCCCGATAGACAGGCCAACTGCAAGCGCAGTAATTAAAACCAGGACACTTAACTTCATAAGGGCAATTTACGAGATAATAATCAAACCGGATATTAAATTTAGAATTCAGCTCAATCCTGCTCAAATTGTTTTTCAGTCAGGTATTTCCAGTATCTTTTGGGTACATGCTGTACATGTAACTTCGTGTTTTTCCTGGCCTGAATATTTGTGCTTTTAAAGTAGTCTTTCCAAAGCAAAGCGTACAAACCTTCCTTTTCTGAAACGATAGCATTTGCTATTCCCGTTGTTTTTTGCCGCTGGTTAAAATCTATCTTGATTTCTTCCACTTTGCTCAGATCATAAAATAAACCGTAGTTTCTTTTCAAATCATAAATGATCCACTGCTGATCCGCATACCGGTTTTTGAAATGTGTGGCAATTAATGGTAAAACATTAAAATCCGGATCTATTCCGCAATAAAAAATACCGTCCGCATTTTGCTGAAAGCGGATAAAAGCTTCCATTCTGTGTTTTTCCCGTTCTACTTTTTTAGCTATTTTGCTTAAGGCCAGTACATAAGGATTGCCATAGTTTTTTTCTATAGCCGGGCCTTCTGTAAATAGATAACAGGCAAACTCAAATAATGCGGTATAACCTTCTTCCAGTTCGGAGAGATAGGTGCAATAAAATTTCCGGAGTGCAGCTTTGGATAAATTAGATTGTAAGCCCTTCCAAACCCGGTCAGCCTTTTCCCGTTCATTCACAATATGCAGGCAAGACATAAAAGCATCCGGCTGGAAAGTGGCCTCAGTTTGGAGCTTTACCTGCCCGGGTTTGCGCTCAAACCAGTTAAATACCGCAGATAACAGCCCTTCAAAACTTCCATCAAATATGTAGTTCTGCATTTAAAAAAGAATAAGCTGGCTGGTATCGTACTTCAGATATTTACTCTGACTTTCTGCCTGTATAAATGCTTTAATCTGGCTTCCCTGGTAATCTTTTAACTGATAAGGGCTATCTGCACATTTGATGAAATGTTTAGCGCGGTTATAAGCTACTCCGATTTTTTTGAGCTGGTCTATCCGCAGTTTTCCGAATTTACGCGCCTGTACAATTTTTTTTGCAGAGGTAACTCCAATTCCGGGAATCCGGAGGATCACTTTGTAGGCTGCGACATTAATATCCACCGGAAAATGCTGTAAGTTGCGTAAAGCCCAGCTTAATTTCGGATCGATGTCAATGTCAAGATGTGGATTTGCATCGTTAAGCAATTCGTTGACATGAAAACCGTAGAAGCGCATCAGCCAGTCTGTTTGATATAACCTGTTTTCTCTGATTAGCGGTGGTTGAGAACCTATCATCGGAAGCCGGTTATCGTAGCTAATCGGAATATAACCTGAATAGTAAACTCTTTTCAGCGAAAAATCCTTGTAAAACAAGGCTGCGGTCTGCATAATCTCCTGATCAGTCTCGGGAGTGGCACCAATCACCATTTGTGTACTCTGGCCTGCGGACACAAACTTTGGGGTGCTTTTAATAAGCTTACGTTCTTCTTTAAACTGTACGATCTGATTTTTGATAAAGCCAAGTGGCTGGGTTACCTGCTGATGGGTTTTTTCGGGTGCCAGCAATTTAAGACCACTTTCCGTAGGCATCTCCAGGTTAATACTCATCCGGTCTGCATACATGCCTGCTTCCCTGATTAACTCTTCACTTGCTCCGGGAATTGTTTTTAAATGGATGTAGCCATTGAAGCGCTCTTCCAGTCTGAGTTTTTTTACGATTCTAAGCAAACGCTCCATCGTAAAATCAGCATTTTTGAAAATCCCTGAACTCAAAAACAAGCCTTCAATATAGTTTCTTCTATAAAAGTTCATGGTCAATTCTACCACCTCTTCTACAGTAAATGCAGCTCTTGTAATATCATTGCTTTTCCTGGAAACACAGTAAGCACAGTCAAAAATACAATGGTTGGTCAGCAGGATTTTCAGCAGTGAAACGCATCGCCCATCTTCCGTATAGGTATGACAGATACCTGAAGCATGACTATTTCCCAGGCCTTTATTGTCATTTTTTCTATTTCCTCCGCTGGATGAACAGGATACATCATATTTGGCAGCATCTGCCAGGATATTCAGCTTTTCTCTAAGACGTTCAGACATAATGCTATATTTGCTAACAAATATAGTATTTAAAATGCTAATTATTTTAGCTTTCGCATTCCCATTCCGAATAAAACTGATTCAGGTAAAGTTGCATGAACTGATGTCTTTGTTCAGCAAGCTCTTTTCCGGTCCTGGTTTTCATCAGATCCTTTAAGCGCAGTAGTTTTTCATAAAAATGGTTGATCGTTGGGGCTTCAGAATTTTTATAAGCCTCTTTGCTCATATTCAGGTCAGGCTTGATTTCCGGATCATAGAGCACTCTGTTTTTATAGCCGCCATAAGTGAAGGCTCTGGCGATTCCAATTGCGCCTAGTGCATCTAAACGGTCTGCATCCTGAACAATATCAAGTGCTTTAGAAGAGAATTCAACTTTTCCCAGGCTTGCTTTGTAACTCAGGTTTCTGATGATTTGCTGTACTTCAATAATCGTGGCCTCGCTAAGTCCAAGCGTGCGGAGAAAATTCCCGGCCAGCTGCGGTCCGATTTCTTCATCACCGTTATTGAACTTGCTGTCAGCGATATCATGCAATAAAGCAGCAAGGGTGACCAGAAGTAAATCTCCACCTTCTTTGTTATTTATACTTAAAGCAGTTTTATAAACCCTTTCGATATGAAACCAGTCATGACCAGCTTCTGCTCCCTTTAGGGTATCTTTTACAAAACTGATTGTTTTTTCTTTTATAACATCAAAGTCCATTTGCATGGAACAAAGATATTATAATTCAAATTATTTCATTATTGCTCTAAACGTACCCCGCGGCTATGATCCATCGCAATTAACTCTGTTACCTTAACATCCAGTACAGCTGCAATATGGAATAATCTTTCTACGGTAAGTTTGCTATAGCCCAATTCAATTTTACTATAAGCATTTTGAGAAATTGTCAGCTTGGCCGCCAGATAATCCTGCGTATAATTCCTAAACTCTCTGACTTTTCTGATGTTAGTCGCTACAATTTCGGGTTTTAAATCCAGGAGGTCTTTCATAAGCTAAATTAGTCGTCTTGATTAACTAACGTAATTGAAAAGTGTACGGATTTCAGGTTTTAAAAAAAATATTCCTGGTAGTGGTTAAGTTAGTACCCCTATACAAGTGCCATTCTTAGACCCATAAAAAAAGACCTGTCCGAACCGGACAAGTCTTTTGTATAGTATTAAAAAAAAGAGTTAATCTTCTGCTTTATGCTCCTTAGGCTGAGGCCTTTCTTCTTCAGCTCTGCGGGTACCATCATACAATTCATATTCCATCATACGGCAATCTAATTTACCATTGTAGAATTCAACTTTACGTGACGCTTTTAATCCGATTTTTTTAGCCAGATCAGGATTACCCGTAAAAATATAACCACTGTAACCTTTACAATCTTTCTTCAGGAAATCGCCGATACGTTTGTAAGTAAGTTCCAGTTGAGAGTGGACACCTAAACGTTCTCCGTACTCAGGATTAAATACAACTACACCTTTTCCGCCTTCAGGAACTGGGGTATCCGCGAAATCGCAAACTTCAAAAGTAATTAATGTATCCACACCAGCAGTCTGCGCATTTTTACGGCTGATATCCACTGCATCCTCAGATAGATCTGTCGCTACAATCTGTAAGTCAATATTTTTGATCACCTGTTCTTTAAGAATTCTGCGTTCTGCGAAAAATACCTCTTCATCATAACCCAGAATGTGCATAAAACCATAGTTCATCCGGAATAAACCAGGTCTTCTGTTGGTCGCGATTAATGCAGCTTCAATTGCCAGGGTTCCTGAACCACACATCGGATTGATAAATGGTGATTTCTGATCCCAGTTTGTGCTCATCACTACACCGGCGGCAAGTGCTTCCAGCATAGGTGCTTTTCCAGGAATTTTACGATAACCGTGTTTCGCTAAAGTTTCTCCTGAAGTATCGATAAAAATATCTGCTTCGTCATCTTTCCAGTACAGGTGGACAACAGTTTTATTCGCATCAGAACCTGAATTCGGACGCATTCCTTTCTTGTCTTTTATTCTGTCAACAATCGCATCTTTAACTTTCAGATTGGTGAAAAGCGGGGTAGTTATTGTTGGGTTATCTACATTGGAAGTCACCGAAAAATACCCTGAAAAATCAATCAGATCTTCCCATGGCATAGCTACCAGTTCACGGTATAATTCTTCTGGATTATTGACTTTAAAGCTATTTAAACAGTATAAGATCTGGCTGGCACATCTTAAGTTTAAATTCAGTTTAATACACTCTGTCAGTGTGATATTAAGCTCTACTCCCGTAGGGAAATCTCTTACGATTTCATAGCCCAGCGCTTTTACCTCTTCTACCAAATAAGGTGAAAGTCTTTTGTTACAGGTTAAAATAACCTTACTTTTGTTGTGGAAAACTTGCATAATTATTGTGCTAAGTTATCAATAATAATATAGAGATTTGAACTAGTCAATAGAATAAAAGAGTTATTGTTATGGAATTAAAAGGAAAAGTGCACGAAATCGGTGCATTACAGCAGGTGAGTGAGACTTTTAAAAAGCGTGATCTCATTATCGAATATGCAGAAAACCCAACTTATCCTGAATATATCAGGTTCGAGGCTTTACAAGATAAAACTGCTTTATTTGATAGCTTGAAAACCGGTGATGATGTTGAAGTTTCATTCAATCTGCGCGGTCGTCCGTGGACAGATAAAATGGGAAAAGTTTCTTATTTTAATAGTTTAGTAGTTTGGCGTATCAATGCACTGACCAACAGTGGTGCAGCGGCTTCAACTCCACAATATGCTCCTCCTGCGGATTTAAACAGCGCACCGGGTGAGGAAGATGATCTGCCATTCTAAACCTCTTTTTGAGAAGAATGAAATGGTATAAAAATGCCGGGAAAGATTTCCCGGCATTTTTTTTTGGGCCTGGAATTTGAACCTTACGTGTTAAATTTTGTTAAAATAGAACTTATTGCCTGAGTCTATGCTTATTTTTGAGTTTCGATAATGAAAAAGAGAAGTCTTTGGCTAATCACCGCCCTCATGACCATAGCTCTGCTTGGTGTGTTTGTAATGCAGCTGTATTACATCAGGGAAGCCTACAGACTTAAATCCCAGCTTTTCGAGCAGGAAGTTAACCAGGTGCTGAGTGCTGTTGCCGACAAAGTACAACGTTTAAATGCGGTAAACCATATCAATAGAAAAGATCTGGAATGGCGTATAAAAATGGAAAATCAGCGTCGTGACCGTACCCGCAGGCTGATTGACCTGGATCAGAATTATAAAGAATTAGAAAGAAAAAGAAAATACGATCAGCGCAAGCAGATGATTGATGAACTCAATTATCAGGATGAGATGATCCGCAAAATGTACCTGAGCCCGACTATAATTTCTGAAGCTGATTTTTATGCACTGGAAAACCGGGCCACAACACCGCTGAATGTCGATGTGAACGTAGGTTTTGATGCCAATCTGAATATGATTGGGAGTAATGTGCAGAAAACTTTCCGGCTTGGATCTGTTAAAACATTTGACATAGAGCCTAAAAAATTGCCAGACAGTATTCGCTATCTGGTTTATAGCCGTTATGACAGCAGGCCCTTAAGAGTTTCTTTGCCTAGTTTAAACGGGGATATGCGGTTAAAATTCAGGGTAGAAGATGAGATTGCCAACAGGCGAAGAAATCATGCTCTGAAAGAATTACAGGCAGATACCGTAAGATTACTGAATGAAGGTAGTTTTAATGTCCTGGAAGCAGCAGCTAAAGAAATGAGTCAGCTGGACATTCCATTGGCGCAGCGTGTTTCGAAAGGAACGCTGGATACTTTACTGCGTGCAGAACTGGCGAATAAAAATATCAATCTTGCTTATGATTTCTGGTTAAAAAGTCTGGTCAGTGACCGGTTGGTCTTCCGTAAAATATCTTCTCTGCGGGGAGAAATTTTGCCTGCCAATACTTATAAAACAGCTCTTTTCAGTAATGATGTATTGAGAGATCCCGGTATGTTGTATATTAATTTTCCGAACAAAAGTGCGGCCATCTTTAATAACCTGAGTGTAACGATGGCCTCTTCTGCAGGTTTACTGATCGTACTGATTTCTATTTTCTCTTATACGCTTTATGCCATATTAAGACAGAAAAAAATTGCTGAGATGAAGACGGATTTCATCAACAATATGACCCATGAATTCAAGACTCCGGTATCTACGATCATGATTGCCAGTGAAGCGCTCAGAGATCCTGAAATTCAGCAGGACAAGTCACGTATAAGCAGGCTTGCGGGAATTATATATGATGAAAATGTACGGTTAGGTAACCATATTGAGCGGGTACTGAGTATTGCAAGACTGGATAAGAAGGAATTAAAGTTAGAGACGGAAGATGTAGAAATGAATGAGCTGATTGCTGCAGTGGCAGATAGTATGAGCCTTCAGTTGCAGAAAAAAGAAGCGACCCTGATTTTAAATCTTAACGCATCCAATGCATTGGTAACAGGAGATGAACTGCATTTGTCCAATGTAATTTATAACTTAATAGACAATGCAAACAAATACAGTATTGATGCGCCTCAGATTACCTTAAGTACAAGAAATACTGGTAAATGTCTTTTTATAAACATCGAGGATAAAGGGATCGGAATGACAAAAGAGCAATGTAAACGTGCTTTTGATCAGTTTTACAGGGTGCCCACAGGTAATTTACATGATGTAAAAGGATTTGGGCTCGGTTTAAATTACGTTCAGGATATTATTACCCAGATGAACGGGACAATCAAGTTGAAGAGTGAAAAGGATAAAGGAACAATATTTGAAATAATCATACCCCTAAAATAACGCAATATTACTTATGAAAATTCTATTGGTAGAAGATGATCCTAATCTTGGAATGCTGTTGCAGGACTATTTACAGCTAAAGGGTAAATTCGATGTAGTGTTATGTGTTGATGGTGAGGAAGGGCTCCGTGCTTTTAATAAACAAGCTTTCGATTTATGCATTCTCGATGTAATGATGCCTAAAAAGG from Pedobacter sp. WC2423 carries:
- a CDS encoding DUF47 domain-containing protein; translation: MNNIFKFFTPKDKKFQPLFEQAGSNVLKISEALFLALSTKDLEKRKEYIKEIERLEHVGDDITHSIFLELSKNFITPFDREDIHALASAVDDIADYIHASASNIELYNITNIGDAMIKLAELLVEMCTDLDKAIKELRSFKNIRVIADACVRINSGENQADYVCNIAIARLFEFETNAIELIKQKEVLQTLEMATDKCEDAANVLESILVKNA
- a CDS encoding sensor histidine kinase: MKLSVLVLITALAVGLSIGLVNFHFQQSWYFMLVSFAVSFVTSFIMFYYLLEKYIYSKIKLIYKLIHNLKLGKDLKDALGEYVSTDPINDVEHEVKEWAGAKKQEIDLLKKQEQFRREFLSNVSHEFKTPLFAIQGYIETLQDCLLDDPEMAVKFLQKAEKNVERLSYLINDLDAISKLESGEVPIDYRKFDFVLLAKEVMEALEDKAVSRKIQLSFKDKYMHPAFVNADREKIRQVMINLISNSIKYGKENGSTAIKIFELHDQYLIEVTDDGIGIDEKHLPRLFERFYRIDSHRSREVGGTGLGLAIVKHILEAHQQIISVRSTLQIGTTFAFTLQKIG
- a CDS encoding TIGR03915 family putative DNA repair protein codes for the protein MQNYIFDGSFEGLLSAVFNWFERKPGQVKLQTEATFQPDAFMSCLHIVNEREKADRVWKGLQSNLSKAALRKFYCTYLSELEEGYTALFEFACYLFTEGPAIEKNYGNPYVLALSKIAKKVEREKHRMEAFIRFQQNADGIFYCGIDPDFNVLPLIATHFKNRYADQQWIIYDLKRNYGLFYDLSKVEEIKIDFNQRQKTTGIANAIVSEKEGLYALLWKDYFKSTNIQARKNTKLHVQHVPKRYWKYLTEKQFEQD
- a CDS encoding putative DNA modification/repair radical SAM protein, which gives rise to MSERLREKLNILADAAKYDVSCSSSGGNRKNDNKGLGNSHASGICHTYTEDGRCVSLLKILLTNHCIFDCAYCVSRKSNDITRAAFTVEEVVELTMNFYRRNYIEGLFLSSGIFKNADFTMERLLRIVKKLRLEERFNGYIHLKTIPGASEELIREAGMYADRMSINLEMPTESGLKLLAPEKTHQQVTQPLGFIKNQIVQFKEERKLIKSTPKFVSAGQSTQMVIGATPETDQEIMQTAALFYKDFSLKRVYYSGYIPISYDNRLPMIGSQPPLIRENRLYQTDWLMRFYGFHVNELLNDANPHLDIDIDPKLSWALRNLQHFPVDINVAAYKVILRIPGIGVTSAKKIVQARKFGKLRIDQLKKIGVAYNRAKHFIKCADSPYQLKDYQGSQIKAFIQAESQSKYLKYDTSQLILF
- a CDS encoding HD domain-containing protein, with translation MDFDVIKEKTISFVKDTLKGAEAGHDWFHIERVYKTALSINNKEGGDLLLVTLAALLHDIADSKFNNGDEEIGPQLAGNFLRTLGLSEATIIEVQQIIRNLSYKASLGKVEFSSKALDIVQDADRLDALGAIGIARAFTYGGYKNRVLYDPEIKPDLNMSKEAYKNSEAPTINHFYEKLLRLKDLMKTRTGKELAEQRHQFMQLYLNQFYSEWECES
- a CDS encoding helix-turn-helix domain-containing protein; translated protein: MKDLLDLKPEIVATNIRKVREFRNYTQDYLAAKLTISQNAYSKIELGYSKLTVERLFHIAAVLDVKVTELIAMDHSRGVRLEQ
- a CDS encoding class I SAM-dependent RNA methyltransferase; this encodes MQVFHNKSKVILTCNKRLSPYLVEEVKALGYEIVRDFPTGVELNITLTECIKLNLNLRCASQILYCLNSFKVNNPEELYRELVAMPWEDLIDFSGYFSVTSNVDNPTITTPLFTNLKVKDAIVDRIKDKKGMRPNSGSDANKTVVHLYWKDDEADIFIDTSGETLAKHGYRKIPGKAPMLEALAAGVVMSTNWDQKSPFINPMCGSGTLAIEAALIATNRRPGLFRMNYGFMHILGYDEEVFFAERRILKEQVIKNIDLQIVATDLSEDAVDISRKNAQTAGVDTLITFEVCDFADTPVPEGGKGVVVFNPEYGERLGVHSQLELTYKRIGDFLKKDCKGYSGYIFTGNPDLAKKIGLKASRKVEFYNGKLDCRMMEYELYDGTRRAEEERPQPKEHKAED
- a CDS encoding DUF3127 domain-containing protein, giving the protein MELKGKVHEIGALQQVSETFKKRDLIIEYAENPTYPEYIRFEALQDKTALFDSLKTGDDVEVSFNLRGRPWTDKMGKVSYFNSLVVWRINALTNSGAAASTPQYAPPADLNSAPGEEDDLPF
- a CDS encoding sensor histidine kinase — encoded protein: MTIALLGVFVMQLYYIREAYRLKSQLFEQEVNQVLSAVADKVQRLNAVNHINRKDLEWRIKMENQRRDRTRRLIDLDQNYKELERKRKYDQRKQMIDELNYQDEMIRKMYLSPTIISEADFYALENRATTPLNVDVNVGFDANLNMIGSNVQKTFRLGSVKTFDIEPKKLPDSIRYLVYSRYDSRPLRVSLPSLNGDMRLKFRVEDEIANRRRNHALKELQADTVRLLNEGSFNVLEAAAKEMSQLDIPLAQRVSKGTLDTLLRAELANKNINLAYDFWLKSLVSDRLVFRKISSLRGEILPANTYKTALFSNDVLRDPGMLYINFPNKSAAIFNNLSVTMASSAGLLIVLISIFSYTLYAILRQKKIAEMKTDFINNMTHEFKTPVSTIMIASEALRDPEIQQDKSRISRLAGIIYDENVRLGNHIERVLSIARLDKKELKLETEDVEMNELIAAVADSMSLQLQKKEATLILNLNASNALVTGDELHLSNVIYNLIDNANKYSIDAPQITLSTRNTGKCLFINIEDKGIGMTKEQCKRAFDQFYRVPTGNLHDVKGFGLGLNYVQDIITQMNGTIKLKSEKDKGTIFEIIIPLK